One Danio rerio strain Tuebingen ecotype United States chromosome 22, GRCz12tu, whole genome shotgun sequence genomic window carries:
- the LOC137488908 gene encoding uncharacterized protein isoform X2, whose translation MVYAVMFLLCLSAVIFKVTLALEDCTSYNASRGDLVLCSRRSFFCCGTCDKMYCCNNRKEKITKDELNDCLSNNTLPSHSPHQLDRTVFIEPIVMFLVFIVIVFIIICCSEKRIRNRLMSTTTVTTTQHNPQEGLYSAYQPVFNNPQSPTMPMGQLYAPGPPPSYHEAGCPCPISQSAYDSGQVLYSIQPTEAQPPLSIDYNPPAYNPAYVNSLKTS comes from the exons ATGGTGTACGCAGTCATGTTTCTTCTGTGCCTTTCTGCGGTTATATTCAAAGTGACATTAG CTCTTGAGGATTGTACATCCTACAATGCCAGCAGGGGTGATCTTGTATTGTGTAGCAGAAGGTCTTTCTTCTGCTGTGGGACGTGCGATAAGATGTACTGCTGCAACAATCGGAAGGAAAAAATAACCAAAGATGAACTAAACGACTGTCTTTC AAACAACACCTTGCCAAGTCATTCTCCCCATCAACTGGACCGAACAGTGTTCATTGAGCCCATAGTCATGTTTTTAGTGTTTATCGTCATTGTGTTCATCATCATCTGCTGCAGTGAAAAAAGGATCAGAAACAGAC TGATGTCGACAACTACAGTCACGACTACACAACACAATCCCCAAGAAGGCCTGTACTCCGCTTACCAGCCTGTGTTTAATAATCCACAATCACCCACTATGCCAATGGGGCAGCTTTATGCACCGGGACCTCCGCCTTCATACCATGAGGCTG GGTGTCCTTGTCCCATCAGCCAGTCTGCATATGACAGTGGTCAAGTCTTGTACTCCATACAACCAACAGAAGCTCAACCACCGCTGTCCATAGATTACAATCCACCAGCTTACAACCCTGCTTACGTGAATTCACTAAAGACCTCTTAA
- the LOC137488908 gene encoding uncharacterized protein isoform X3 yields the protein MVYAVMFLLCLSAVIFKVTLALEDCTSYNASRGDLVLCSRRSFFCCGTCDKMYCCNNRKEKITKDELNDCLSNNTLPSHSPHQLDRTVFIEPIVMFLVFIVIVFIIICCSEKRIRNRLTTTQHNPQEGLYSAYQPVFNNPQSPTMPMGQLYAPGPPPSYHEAAGCPCPISQSAYDSGQVLYSIQPTEAQPPLSIDYNPPAYNPAYVNSLKTS from the exons ATGGTGTACGCAGTCATGTTTCTTCTGTGCCTTTCTGCGGTTATATTCAAAGTGACATTAG CTCTTGAGGATTGTACATCCTACAATGCCAGCAGGGGTGATCTTGTATTGTGTAGCAGAAGGTCTTTCTTCTGCTGTGGGACGTGCGATAAGATGTACTGCTGCAACAATCGGAAGGAAAAAATAACCAAAGATGAACTAAACGACTGTCTTTC AAACAACACCTTGCCAAGTCATTCTCCCCATCAACTGGACCGAACAGTGTTCATTGAGCCCATAGTCATGTTTTTAGTGTTTATCGTCATTGTGTTCATCATCATCTGCTGCAGTGAAAAAAGGATCAGAAACAGAC TCACGACTACACAACACAATCCCCAAGAAGGCCTGTACTCCGCTTACCAGCCTGTGTTTAATAATCCACAATCACCCACTATGCCAATGGGGCAGCTTTATGCACCGGGACCTCCGCCTTCATACCATGAGGCTG CAGGGTGTCCTTGTCCCATCAGCCAGTCTGCATATGACAGTGGTCAAGTCTTGTACTCCATACAACCAACAGAAGCTCAACCACCGCTGTCCATAGATTACAATCCACCAGCTTACAACCCTGCTTACGTGAATTCACTAAAGACCTCTTAA
- the shisa10.4 gene encoding protein shisa-5 — protein MASSISVVLLLFAGLFQNIVSYEDCYSVIKNEFVVCGWLTNNFCCGTCNGTYCCDDPHKRITRNELDDCFWKDFKALEGKLNFLQPKKITTDNTCVAVYSSLIGVVAFIVVFIICWVSPSCFLHKRFRNPGSVLSTSTFVTTQCLPQLDSKNGHYPPYQPLSNDPPHGDQLMPTGSLNGPPPSYLDADGGQTVDPKQPAMQMDYTSLPLAVNPVYVESPGITRVQMPKTGY, from the exons ATGGCTTCCAGCATCTCGGTTGTTCTCCTGCTGTTCGCGGGTTTATTCCAGAATATTGTCA GCTATGAAGACTGTTACAGTGTTATTAAGAATGAATTTGTAGTCTGTGGTTGGTTGACCAACAATTTCTGCTGTGGGACCTGTAATGGCACTTACTGCTGCGATGACCCTCATAAAAGAATCACCAGAAACGAATTAGACGACTGTTTTTG GAAAGACTTCAAGGCTTTGGAAGGAAAGTTGAATTTTCTTCAAccaaagaaaatcacaactgacAACACGTGTGTCGCAGTTTATTCCTCTTTAATTGGAGTTGTGGCCTTCATCGTTGTGTTCATCATCTGCTGGGTCTCTCCCTCCTGCTTTCTCCATAAGAGATTCAGAAATCCTGGAT CTGTGTTGTCGACTTCTACATTCGTGACGACACAATGCCTTCCACAGCTTGACAGTAAGAACGGCCACTACCCTCCATACCAGCCTTTGTCAAATGACCCACCACACGGAGACCAACTAATGCCAACTGGATCTTTGAATGGACCACCACCATCATATCTGGATGCTG ATGGAGGTCAGACTGTGGACCCTAAACAACCAGCAATGCAGATGGACTATACGTCGCTTCCATTAGCTGTAAACCCTGTTTATGTGGAATCACCCGGAATAACTAGAGTTCAGatgcccaagactggttactaa
- the LOC137488908 gene encoding uncharacterized protein isoform X1 has protein sequence MVYAVMFLLCLSAVIFKVTLALEDCTSYNASRGDLVLCSRRSFFCCGTCDKMYCCNNRKEKITKDELNDCLSNNTLPSHSPHQLDRTVFIEPIVMFLVFIVIVFIIICCSEKRIRNRLMSTTTVTTTQHNPQEGLYSAYQPVFNNPQSPTMPMGQLYAPGPPPSYHEAAGCPCPISQSAYDSGQVLYSIQPTEAQPPLSIDYNPPAYNPAYVNSLKTS, from the exons ATGGTGTACGCAGTCATGTTTCTTCTGTGCCTTTCTGCGGTTATATTCAAAGTGACATTAG CTCTTGAGGATTGTACATCCTACAATGCCAGCAGGGGTGATCTTGTATTGTGTAGCAGAAGGTCTTTCTTCTGCTGTGGGACGTGCGATAAGATGTACTGCTGCAACAATCGGAAGGAAAAAATAACCAAAGATGAACTAAACGACTGTCTTTC AAACAACACCTTGCCAAGTCATTCTCCCCATCAACTGGACCGAACAGTGTTCATTGAGCCCATAGTCATGTTTTTAGTGTTTATCGTCATTGTGTTCATCATCATCTGCTGCAGTGAAAAAAGGATCAGAAACAGAC TGATGTCGACAACTACAGTCACGACTACACAACACAATCCCCAAGAAGGCCTGTACTCCGCTTACCAGCCTGTGTTTAATAATCCACAATCACCCACTATGCCAATGGGGCAGCTTTATGCACCGGGACCTCCGCCTTCATACCATGAGGCTG CAGGGTGTCCTTGTCCCATCAGCCAGTCTGCATATGACAGTGGTCAAGTCTTGTACTCCATACAACCAACAGAAGCTCAACCACCGCTGTCCATAGATTACAATCCACCAGCTTACAACCCTGCTTACGTGAATTCACTAAAGACCTCTTAA